GCGCTCAGACTATTTCTAATTCACGTTTGTTAGCGTGTGCTTACGATTTCTTGGTCGTGGGAGAGCGGCTATCACCGGCATTCTTGTGAATTGCGTTGTTGCAATTCGCCGGAATTATTTTTAAATAATGCCTGTTCGGAAACACCACCGCCCAGACGGTTTGAAATGAACGATCCCGGTGGTTATCAGACTTGCATACACTTTAAAGCTAACCGCCTCGGCGGTCTCCCCAGAAGCTGAATATGCCGGCATGAGTAAGATCATCAAAATTCTTTTTCTTGCGGCAAATCCGAAAGATACTACGCAATTGCGCCTCGACGAGGAAATGCGCAGTATCGATCAGGCGCTGCGCCAATCCGAGTTTCGCGATCGCTTCGACATCGAGCAGCAGTGGGCGGTGCGCGTAAGCGATTTGCAAAGCCATTTGCTGCGCTATAAGCCCGACATCGTGCATTTCAGCGGGCATGGCAGCGAGGCGCGCGAGATCATTTTGGAGAACAACGCCGGCGAAAGCCAGCCGGTTTCAAGCCGCGCGTTGGGCCAGTTGTTTGCCGTGCTCAAGGACAACATTCGCTGCGTCGTGCTCAATGCCTGCTTCTCGGCATCGCAGGCCGAGGCTATCGCACAACACATCGATTGCGTCGTCGGCATGTCGCAGGAAATCGGCGATGCCGCCGCGTTGAGTTTTGCTTCTTCGTTCTATCAAGCGCTCGGCTTTGGCAGAGACGTCAAAACGGCGTTTGATTTGGGCTGCTTGCAAATCGACATGGAAAACCTGAACGAGCAGCACACGCCCAAGCTCATCGCGCACAACCACAATCCCAAAACCATCATCTTTGCCAAGCCGGCAACCTTGAGCGGCGAAACCGCCAAGAAACCTGCGGCGATTTCAGGATCGTCGCGCGAATACGCGATTTTGATGACGATCGGTTCAGCGTGTTTATGCTTGATTATTTTGGTGCTTGGCACGATTTGGGCGGTACTCGATGACAAAATCTCAGTTGAAGCGCTGGGCAATATTCAGGCAGCGGGCTTCGGCGGCGGGCTGCTTGGTTTTGGAACGATTTTATATCGCATTATAAAAATGGCTTTGGCCGGAGGTAACAAGTAGATGAACGCGAACGAGCCCGGCGGCGCGGAGGCAAAACGCGGCCGCGGCATTTCCATTTTGCTGGTGATTCAATTATTGATTGCCGCCGCGACGGTAGTCGTGATGGTTGTGGTGGGCCAAAGAATTAAGCCATTGATCGAACAACGGCGACAACTTGGGGAGGAAATTACGCAACTGCAAAGCCAGCGCGAATACCTCAGATCGACGCTCGATAGCTTGTCAATTAGAATCGACGAATCCCTTAAGAAGATCGAGGATAGAAAATTTGAATCAGCTCAGGTGGCCCTGAGCTCGCCTAAAGAGGAAGTGGCGCAAGCCCGCGCCACGGTGCCCGACACGGTGAGAATTCCTGCGCGCATTTTCATTCACATTCGCGGAGAATATCAACGCGAAGCCGCCAAAAAAATTGGGGCACGCTTACAGGCGGCGGGCTACCTCGTGCCCGGCATCGAGCGCTTAGTGGATAAAGGTCCGGAGGCCACCGAATTGCGCTTCCTTCGCAAAGCGGAGCAAGAGGAAGCGGCAAAAATCGTGGGGTTGCTCGGAAAAATGGGAATACCGGCAAAACTTTCCGATCATTCGGCCAATTATGAAAACGCCAAAAATGTGCGGCCCGGCACTTACGAGCTTTGGTTCGCGCCCGGGGAATTCGAACAACAATTCAAGAAGAGATAGAGTTCAAGCGCGGTTTGCTTTCACCGCAAACAATTCTCGCCCCCAAAAGCCGGTTGCCGCGCTGGCGCCGCCTGCCAGCGCTGCGACCATCGTCGTCACTGCGAATACTAAAATCACGCTTTCAACCTCAAACCGTTCTCCCAACATTTTTGCCACCCGCGCTGTGATGATTTGACTTGCCGT
This genomic interval from Cytophagia bacterium CHB2 contains the following:
- a CDS encoding CHAT domain-containing protein — translated: MSKIIKILFLAANPKDTTQLRLDEEMRSIDQALRQSEFRDRFDIEQQWAVRVSDLQSHLLRYKPDIVHFSGHGSEAREIILENNAGESQPVSSRALGQLFAVLKDNIRCVVLNACFSASQAEAIAQHIDCVVGMSQEIGDAAALSFASSFYQALGFGRDVKTAFDLGCLQIDMENLNEQHTPKLIAHNHNPKTIIFAKPATLSGETAKKPAAISGSSREYAILMTIGSACLCLIILVLGTIWAVLDDKISVEALGNIQAAGFGGGLLGFGTILYRIIKMALAGGNK